One part of the Solanum dulcamara chromosome 8, daSolDulc1.2, whole genome shotgun sequence genome encodes these proteins:
- the LOC129898590 gene encoding non-specific lipid-transfer protein 3-like, producing MSRNIIPSYSLLSLFLMCVCLVLANAEVECTDVMTKLMPCQGFIMSGDSSPSVDCCSGAQTIDKQFTASDKPDREAICSCLKTAAQFPTINLEKAAMLPALCNLTTKISFDPNVDCSTV from the exons ATGTCAAGAAACATAATTCCCAGTTACTCTTTACTATCACTCTTTTTGATgtgtgtttgtttggttttaGCAAATGCAGAAGTTGAATGCACAGATGTGATGACAAAGTTGATGCCATGCCAAGGGTTCATAATGAGTGGAGATTCGTCCCCTAGTGTTGACTGTTGCAGTGGAGCACAAACTATTGACAAACAATTCACAGCGTCTGATAAGCCAGACCGCGAGGCCATCTGCTCCTGCCTCAAGACTGCTGCACAATTTCCTACTATAAATCTTGAGAAAGCAGCAATGCTCCCTGCCTTATGCAACCTTACTACCAAAATATCTTTCGACCCTAACGTTGATTGCTCCAC GGTTTGA